ACATGGTCACCCAGCGGTTCTCTCCCAGGGCCGCGTCGGCATTGGCGAAGGCGAAGTAGTGGTCCTTGTACCGCAGGAACTGCGACTCCGGCCCAAAGGCGAGCCTGCGGACGTTGGAGTGCATGCCGTCGGCGCCGATGACCAGGTCAAAGCGGCGGCTGCCGGCATGGTCGAAGGTGACCGTCACGCCGTCGTCGTCCTGTGCCAAGCCGCGGATGGAGTCGCCGAACAGGTACTCGACCCCGGCGCCGGTCGCCCGATGCAGCAGGGCAACCAGGTCGCCGCGCATGATCTCGACCTCGCTGGCTCCCGCCGTGTCGAGGCGGGCGACGGTGCGGTCGGCAGCATCGACGAACTTCATACCCTGCACATCGGTGGCTGCTGCCCGGATAGACGGCATGATGCCCATCCGCTCGGCCACGGCAACGGCATGGTCACGCACGTCGACGCCGTTGCCGCCGGCACGCAGGCCCGGTGCGCGCTCGACGACCGTCGGGCGGAAGCCGTACCGGGCGAGCCAGTGCGCCACGGTCAACCCGGCGATGCTCGCACCGGAAATCAGGATCCGCTGGTTCATGGAGGCGCCCCTTCACGTACGATAAATGGAGTGCGCGTTCCAGATGATTATGTGGAAGGGGTGTTCCAGATGTCAACTGCGGTTGGAGGCGGGCGCCGGGCAGACGCGGTCCGCAACCGGCAGCTGGCCCTCGATGCGGCGATTGCGCTGCTGTCCGATCCGGGTGCGACCCTCACCGTGGAGGCCATCGCCAGGAGAGCCGGTCTTGGGGCGGGGACCGTCGTGCGCGCTTTCGGCGGCAAGGACGCGCTGGTCGACGCCGCAGTCTCCACACTGCTCGAACCCGTGGTCACCCGCGCCCGCGACCTGCTCGCCCAGACCAGCCCCGAACGGGCCCTCCGCGTGTTCCTGGCCGAGTTGATCGCATTCCAGTCCGCCCACCACTCGATCAGCGAACAACTCGGCGGCCTGGACCTGCCCGCCACCACAACGCTGCGGGCAGAGCTGGTGCGCGTCGTTGAGGACATGATTGCCGGGGCGCGCCGCGACGGCGCAGTTCGCACGGACCTGGAACCCGACGTCATCGCGGTCCTGATCGGCGAGTCGGCGTTCGCGATCGCCCGATCCTCCCCGGCGTCCGGCGAACTCGCCGCCGCCTACATCACCGTCATGATGGACGGATTGCGCCCACGGTGATCTGCGGAGACGGCCGGCCTGCCAGCGAAAGGCTGTTACTCAGGGGCGTAGGACGACCTTGCCGAGATTGGCGCGGGCTTCGATGATCTCGTGCGCCGAAGCGGCATCGGTCAGCGGAATCTCGGCATGTACCGCGGGTCGCAACCGTCCGGACTGGCTGAGTTGCCACAGTTGTTGGTGATGCTGCTCGTAGAGCTCCGGTTCGGTGTTGGCGAATCGGGCCATCGTGAGGCCGGTGACGGTCTTCGAGCCGGCGAGCAGGTCGAAGGCGGGCACCGTGCCACCGCCTGAGCTGAAGAAGATCAACCGCCCGCCCGGTCGCAGTGCTGCCAAGGCGCGCGGCAGCAGGTCGCCGCCGACCCCGTCGAGCACCACATCGACCGGTTCTCCCCAGTGTTGGCTGTCGTAGGTGACGACCTCGTCCGCCCCGAGCCCGCGTAGGAAGTCCGCCTTGTCGGGCGAGCTGACGGCCGCCACGACCCGTTTGATCCCGTGGATTTTCGCCAGTTGGACCGCGAGATGTCCCACGCCGCTCGCCGCACCCGTGATCAGCACGGACTCGGTTGTGGTCGGCCGGGCGGTGGCGAGGGCGGCCAGGGCGACATGCCCGCTGCGGACCAGTGCGACGGCTTGTGTGCAGCTGGCACCGTCGGGTATCCGGCTCGCCATGAAGTCGGGCGCGAGGACCAGGTCGGCATACGAACCGGTGAAGGTCAGGGAGGTGACGCGGTCCCCGACTGCGAACGAAGACACCCCTGGACCGGTGGCGACCACCGCGCCGGCGATCTCTCCGCCAAGGATCCCGGGTAGCGGTGTCTCGCCCTCGCCCCGAACCCTTCGCACGGATGGCAGGGTCACGCCAATCGCTTCGGTGCGCACCAGCAGTTCGCCGGGCCCGGCCTCTGGGGTCGCGGCCTCTTCGAGGCGAAGCACCGCCGGGCTGCCGTACTCGTAATAGCGGACTCGGCGCACGGGCACCTCCATGTCGTTGGGATACCCCTACGATAGGGCAAGCTCGTGGGGATATCCCAATGATTTTGGTACGCTGCGCGAATGGCCGAGGTTCCGTATGCTCCCGCCCGGATCCGCGCCTTGCCGAGCTGGCTTCTCGGCCGCGCCGCGGCTCGTGGGCACCGGCTCGTCGCAGAGGCCCTGGCCCGCGAAGGCATGCGGATGATGCATCATGCGGTCCTGTCGACCGTCGCGGAACTGGGGCCGGTGTCTCAGGCGGATCTTGGCCGAGTCCTCAACGTCGACCCCAAGGACATGGCCGCGCTCGTTCGCGACCTGCTCGCCGAGGACCTGGTCATTCGCACGCCGGACCCAGAAGATCGGCGCAAGAACGCGATCTCCATCTCAGCCGACGGGCGGCGACGCCTGCGTCGCACCGAGCGACTGGGCGATGATGCCAACGACGAGCTGACGGCCGCCCTCACGCCGGCAGAGCGCGAGCAACTCGTGGCCCTCCTGGCCCGCATGGTCTCGCCGGAGTAACCATTCGTCGGGGTCCTTGAACCTGGGGGGTGAGCCGCCCGGGCCATCGACGGGCCAGTGGAGGAACGCCCTTCGGTCACTGTCTCTGGTGACGCCCATGATCCAGATGCTGACCCGCCCGGGTCGGTGAACCCACCCGGTCCGGGTCGCTTTCCTGGCTTCGGACACCGTGCCCGGTCAGGACGGCCTCGGTGCGCTGAAGGATCACCGTGGGCGCCTCGTGCGACGCCAGCGGTGCCTGTGGTGCGGGCGGCACGCGGAGTGGGTAGAGGTTGCGCAGGAATCGCTCCACCGG
The nucleotide sequence above comes from Micromonospora luteifusca. Encoded proteins:
- a CDS encoding quinone oxidoreductase family protein — translated: MEVPVRRVRYYEYGSPAVLRLEEAATPEAGPGELLVRTEAIGVTLPSVRRVRGEGETPLPGILGGEIAGAVVATGPGVSSFAVGDRVTSLTFTGSYADLVLAPDFMASRIPDGASCTQAVALVRSGHVALAALATARPTTTESVLITGAASGVGHLAVQLAKIHGIKRVVAAVSSPDKADFLRGLGADEVVTYDSQHWGEPVDVVLDGVGGDLLPRALAALRPGGRLIFFSSGGGTVPAFDLLAGSKTVTGLTMARFANTEPELYEQHHQQLWQLSQSGRLRPAVHAEIPLTDAASAHEIIEARANLGKVVLRP
- a CDS encoding MarR family winged helix-turn-helix transcriptional regulator, coding for MAEVPYAPARIRALPSWLLGRAAARGHRLVAEALAREGMRMMHHAVLSTVAELGPVSQADLGRVLNVDPKDMAALVRDLLAEDLVIRTPDPEDRRKNAISISADGRRRLRRTERLGDDANDELTAALTPAEREQLVALLARMVSPE
- a CDS encoding TetR/AcrR family transcriptional regulator, with translation MSTAVGGGRRADAVRNRQLALDAAIALLSDPGATLTVEAIARRAGLGAGTVVRAFGGKDALVDAAVSTLLEPVVTRARDLLAQTSPERALRVFLAELIAFQSAHHSISEQLGGLDLPATTTLRAELVRVVEDMIAGARRDGAVRTDLEPDVIAVLIGESAFAIARSSPASGELAAAYITVMMDGLRPR